The following coding sequences lie in one Vitis vinifera cultivar Pinot Noir 40024 chromosome 19, ASM3070453v1 genomic window:
- the LOC100242915 gene encoding pectinesterase QRT1, which produces MGFSGFSASLCVVGLILVLSGGGCEGKANDNLRFITWSDFTARRARPLLTVKCRNNTTKVIVVDKNGGGDSDTIQGAVDMVPVQNKQRVKIQIRPGIYREKVYVPASKPYISFIGSQIRSDDVVITWHDKASDLDSNGFRLGTVRTASVTVESDYFCAAGITIENSVVARPGVPGMQAVALNINGDKAMFYNVRLLGAQDTLMDLSGTHYFNQCYIQGSIDFIFGGARSIYQGCVIESIATTSGAIAAHRMESPDDGTGFSFVNCTIIGTGKIYLGRAWGKYSTAVYSNSRIADMITPSGWSDWNKPERRRTAMFAEFNNTGKGADRSRRVKWSKSLSLEEAMPFVDLNFIAAEKWLRL; this is translated from the exons ATGGGGTTTTCTGGGTTCAGTGCAAGCCTTTGTGTTGTGGGTCTTATCTTAGTTCTTTCAGGTGGTGGTTGtgaaggaaaggcaaacgacaaCCTGAGATTCATTACTTGGAGTGATTTCACAGCGCGGAGGGCTAGACCCTTGTTGACTGTGAAATGTCGGAATAATACAACCAAAGTTATCGTTGTGGACAAGAATGGAGGGGGTGATTCAGACACAATTCAAGGTGCAGTCGATATGGTTCCCGTGCAAAACAAACAGAGAGTGAAGATTCAGATTCGTCCTGGAATTTACAG AGAAAAGGTGTATGTACCTGCATCCAAGCCATACATTTCATTCATTGGGAGCCAAATTCGGTCTGATGATGTGGTGATTACTTGGCACGACAAAGCATCAGATTTGGACTCCAATGGGTTTCGATTGGGAACAGTCAGAACAGCTTCTGTGACTGTAGAATCTGATTATTTCTGTGCAGCAGGGATCACCATTGAG AATTCAGTGGTTGCAAGGCCTGGAGTGCCTGGAATGCAAGCAGTGGCACTGAATATAAACGGTGATAAAGCCATGTTCTACAATGTCAGGCTCTTGGGAGCACAGGACACCCTCATGGATCTGTCTGGAACACACTACTTTAACCAGTGTTACATCCAAGGAAGCATTGACTTTATCTTTGGTGGGGCAAGATCAATCTATCAG GGATGTGTCATTGAATCAATAGCGACAACTTCAGGAGCAATTGCAGCTCATCGCATGGAATCACCTGACGATGGCACAGGATTCTCCTTTGTAAACTGCACAATCATTGGAACTGGAAAAATCTACCTGGGAAGAGCTTGGGGTAAATATTCAACAGCAGTTTACTCAAACAGCAGGATCGCTGATATGATAACTCCTAGCGGATGGAGTGACTGGAACAAGCCAGAGAGGAGAAG GACTGCAATGTTTGCAGAATTCAACAACACGGGCAAGGGAGCAGATAGAAGTAGAAGGGTTAAATGGTCCAAGTCTCTCAGCCTGGAGGAAGCCATGCCTTTTGTGGATTTGAACTTCATAGCAGCAGAAAAATGGCTTAGACTATAG
- the LOC100248042 gene encoding small ribosomal subunit protein uS10c: protein MTTMAITSSSAARLPPMLPTYNSSISHKLRPSSLSLLSNASFSSLKTLKPSLSSSRVFAAPELLSSQETPDGLEDSATIEVEGSETPGASALSMGVDADKMAPKQKIRIKLRSYWVPLIEDSCKQIMEAARTTNAKTMGPVPLPTKKKIFCVLKSPHVHKDARFHFEIRTHQRLIDILYPTAQTIDSLMQLDLPAGVDVEVKL, encoded by the exons ATGACGACGATGGCTATCACTTCATCTTCTGCGGCACGATTGCCTCCAATGCTTCCCACATACAATTCCTCCATTTCCCACAAACTCAGACCTTCGTCCCTCTCTCTCCTTTCGAATGCCTCCTTCTCCTCTCTCAAAACCCTTAAaccctctctctcttcttccaGGGTTTTTGCTGCTCCTGAGCTCTTGAGTTCCCAAGAAACCCCTGATGGCCTTGAAGATTCTGCAACTATTgag GTTGAGGGTTCTGAAACTCCTGGGGCTTCTGCGCTGAGTATGGGTGTGGATGCGGATAAG ATGGCACCGAAGCagaaaattagaattaaattgAGGTCTTACTGGGTCCCCCTGATAGAGGACTCATGCAAGCAAATAATGGAAGCTGCGAGAACAACCAACGCAAAGACCATGGGTCCTGTGCCATTACCAACCAAGAAGAAAATTTTTTGTGTACTTAAATCACCACATGTGCATAAGGATGCCAGGTTCCATTTTGAGATCCGAACCCACCAGCGCCTAATCGACATTCTATACCCAACTGCCCAAACTATAGATTCTTTAATGCAGCTTGATCTTCCTGCTGGGGTTGATGTAGAGGTCAAGCTCTGA
- the LOC132253332 gene encoding desmethyl-deoxy-podophyllotoxin synthase-like: protein MHQLISYLPHHALRDLAKKHGPLMDLQLGEVSTIIVSSPETAKGELFTAKPVQFFQSIREEEVSGLVRSISLNIRSPINLAKELFTSNPPLIFLTDDIKVVFGTMVHRVMSEMLKNPQIMKKAQAEVRQTFETKGEVDDIGIHELKILKLVVKETPRLHPPAPLLLPRECGERFEISGCDDIPLNPMSLLLHGQLEEMEALNST from the exons ATGCACCAGCTTATTAGCTACCTACCCCACCATGCCCTGAGGGACTTGGCTAAGAAACATGGACCTTTGATGGACTTACAACTTGGTGAAGTTTCCACCATTATTGTTTCTTCCCCAGAAACTGCCAAAGGG GAGCTTTTTACTGCAAAACCTGTCCAATTCTTCCAATCCATCAGAGAAGAAGAGGTATCAGGTCTTGTTAGATCAATCTCTTTGAACATAAGGTCGCCAATCAATCTTGCTAAGGAGCTTTTCACTTCTAATCCGccattaatttttcttactgaTGACATAAAAGTGGTTTTTG GAACAATGGTACATCGGGTAATGTCAGAAATGCTGAAAAACCCTCAAATAATGAAAAAGGCCCAGGCTGAGGTGAGACAGACCTTTGAGACAAAAGGGGAAGTTGATGACATCGGCAttcatgaattaaaaatcttgAAGTTAGTTGTCAAAGAGACTCCAAGATTGCACCCTCCTGCTCCTTTGTTGCTTCCAAGAGAATGTGGAGAGAGATTTGAGATTAGTGGATGTGATGATATACCATTAAATCCAATGTCTTTGTTATTGCATGGGCAACTGGAAGAGATGGAGGCATTGAACTCAACCTGA
- the LOC100246391 gene encoding serine acetyltransferase 1, chloroplastic, translating to MKLQATSGTLSLIRYNPPPFSPPHRCTTPFSLPKHRLFMAACIDTSRAETAQTNQLSCEPNGSQLDDHMYKFANFCRPSFSDLVSCVPMSQNGRKRIHTSTVEDDLCGADLWLKIQDEARSDVEQEPILSSYYYSLILSHKSLESALANHLSIKLSNSSLPSSTLYDLFMGVLVEDGEIMGAVKDDLRAVKERDPACISYVQCLVNFKGFLACQAHRVAHRLWSQGRKILALVIQNRVSEAFAVDIHPGAKIGRGILLDHATGVVIGETAVIGDDVSILHNVTLGGTGKVSGDRHPKLGDGVLIGAGTCILGNVRIGDGAKVGAGSVVLKEVPPKTTAVGNPARLVGGKENPIKLDKIPSFTMDQTSHISEWSDYVI from the coding sequence atgAAACTTCAGGCGACATCTGGAACCTTATCTCTTATTCGATATAACCCACCTCCCTTCTCACCACCGCATCGTTGTACTACCCCTTTCTCTCTCCCCAAACACCGCCTTTTCATGGCTGCTTGTATTGACACTTCCAGAGCAGAGACTGCCCAAACGAACCAACTTTCTTGCGAGCCAAACGGGTCCCAACTCGATGATCATATGTACAAGTTCGCAAATTTCTGCCGACCCAGTTTCTCTGATCTTGTTTCCTGCGTGCCCATGTCGCAGAATGGCCGCAAAAGAATTCACACAAGTACAGTCGAAGACGACCTCTGTGGAGCTGATTTGTGGCTGAAAATTCAAGACGAAGCTAGGTCTGATGTTGAGCAAGAACCCATCTTGTCAAGCTACTATTACAGCTTAATTCTGTCTCATAAATCATTGGAAAGTGCCCTAGCCAATCATCTTTCGATCAAATTGAGCAATTCGAGTCTTCCCAGCAGTACACTCTATGATCTCTTTATGGGTGTGTTGGTTGAAGATGGGGAAATCATGGGAGCTGTTAAAGATGATTTGAGGGCAGTCAAGGAGAGAGACCCAGCTTGCATAAGCTACGTGCAGTGTCTGGTGAATTTCAAAGGCTTTTTGGCATGCCAAGCTCATAGAGTGGCACATAGGCTGTGGTCGCAAGGGAGAAAAATTCTGGCATTGGTAATTCAGAATAGAGTGTCTGAAGCTTTTGCCGTGGATATCCATCCTGGGGCTAAGATTGGAAGAGGAATATTGCTTGATCACGCGACTGGAGTCGTCATAGGGGAGACAGCGGTGATTGGAGATGATGTGTCGATTTTGCATAATGTGACCTTAGGAGGGACTGGGAAGGTGTCTGGTGATAGGCATCCGAAGCTTGGCGATGGGGTGCTGATTGGTGCTGGGACTTGTATTTTGGGAAATGTTAGAATTGGGGATGGGGCCAAGGTTGGTGCTGGTTCAGTGGTGTTAAAGGAAGTGCCTCCGAAAACTACTGCAGTTGGGAACCCCGCAAGGTTGGTTGGAGGGAAGGAGAATCCAATTAAGCTTGATAAGATTCCCAGTTTCACCATGGACCAGACTTCTCATATCTCTGAGTGGTCTGATTATGTTATTTAA
- the LOC100265203 gene encoding uncharacterized protein LOC100265203 — protein MSANGQCFVEWKEQFVSQERGHRVVHYFLKDSAGNFILAVVGTERSVRHMFYVVADEFLNAYGSENSVHAGFKWRSRREVVDWLTSMLSKQHLPGDGSESPSNDLTQGLGSSQFAMTGFGARRAHMPDYTGRFARNLEGHDSDIVWSGVAWTCGKQLKHYPSFCRNGTTIVIQSFVFVMAKEEDHYLAYLEDMYEDRKGQKKVRVRWFHHNQEVKGVIPLRNPHPKEVFITPYAQVISAECVDGPAIVLTPEHYEKCLAAFPHAFLSRVHLCFRQFRSHRVKPFDLSKLRGYFDQAILSCLDLNPLQKPNSDCYGPTAEEDEELSPGDNVKQGAKRTRSCRGRQRFVNDRSCARIPRRGSQMMMYESPHMNLKYDLLSRRLLSQKHVEPHPWPNPLFKVDEKIELLCQDSGIRGCWFRCTVLRICRKQMKVRYVDVQDEDGCGNLEEWTSIFKLAAPDKLGMRCLGRPTIRPAPSSTQTDVALKVGTPVDAWWSDGWWEGVITEANNLGDGPLQVYIPGENLFLNMHSKDLRISRDWVGNQWVDIEAKPDILSAIYAAISPDAKISTSLISSKDAAVLCPIAPISTMQNVVEDKLDLAAPVSSYGFPEDMDCVNEMKQPSREDGGGGNDADHVNDSHNNDNLDEAHGDDNDENNNNDEDDHNDGDDNDCELDLEDFETARQKCVAVELMEVVA, from the exons atgtctgCAAATGGTCAATGTTTTGTGGAGTGGAAAGAGCAATTTGTCTCCCAAGAGCGTGGCCACCGTGTGGTTCACTATTTCTTGAAGGATTCTGCTGGGAATTTCATCCTTGCAGTTGTGGGCACTGAGAGGAGTGTCAGACACATGTTCTACGTTGTTGCTGATGAGTTCTTGAATGCATACGGGTCGGAAAATTCTGTTCATGCTGGCTTCAAATGGAGATCCAGGCGGGAAGTTGTGGATTGGCTCACATCTATGCTATCAAAGCAGCATTTGCCTGGAGATGGATcgg AATCACCATCAAATGATCTGACACAAGGTTTAGGATCTTCCCAATTTGCAATGACTGGATTTGGTGCTCGACGGGCCCATATGCCAGATTACACG GGTCGGTTTGCTAGGAACCTGGAAGGACATGATTCAGACATTGTATGGTCAGGTGTTGCATGGACATGCGGTAAACAGCTCAAGCATTACCCGTCATTTTGCAGGAATGGGACTACAATAGTG ATACAATCCTTTGTGTTTGTCATGGCCAAAGAGGAGGATCACTATCTTGCATATCTGGAAGATATGTATGAAGACCGGAAGGGACAGAAAAAGGTCAGAGTGAGGTGGTTTCACCATAATCAGGAAGTCAAGGGTGTAATTCCTTTACGAAATCCTCACCCAAAAGAAGTGTTCATCACGCCTTATGCACAGGTTATCAGTGCTGAGTGTGTCGACGGTCCTGCCATAGTCTTAACTCCTGAACATTATGAGAAATGCTTAGCGGCTTTTCCACACGCCTTCTTATCCAGAGTTCATCTTTGTTTTAGACAGTTTAGAAGCCATAGGGTGAAACCCTTTGATTTGAGTAAATTACGTGGCTATTTTGATCAAGCAATTCTCTCTTGTTTGGATCTCAATCCTCTCCAGAAGCCCAATTCTGATTGCTATGGTCCAACTGCAGAAGAGGATGAAGAATTAAGCCCCGGTGACAATGTAAAGCAGGGAGCTAAGAGGACTAGAAGTTGTAGAGGGCGTCAAAGGTTTGTGAATGATCGTTCATGTGCCAGAATACCTCGTCGAGGGAGCCAGATGATGATGTATGAATCTCCACACATGAActtaaaatatgatttgttaAGTCGGCGGCTACTTTCCCAGAAACATGTTGAGCCCCACCCTTGGCCTAACCCACTATTTAAGGTTGATGAAAAGATAGAATTGTTGTGTCAAGATAGTGGCATTCGAGGTTGCTGGTTCAGGTGCACAGTGTTACGGATATGTCGTAAACAAATGAAAGTTAGATATGTTGATGTGCAGGATGAAGATGGGTGTGGCAATCTTGAG GAATGGACCTCAATTTTCAAGCTAGCTGCCCCTGATAAACTTGGCATGAGATGCTTGGGCCGCCCAACAATTCGACCAGCCCCTTCTAGCACTCAAACAGATGTTGCTTTGAAGGTTGGGACTCCAGTGGATGCATGGTGGAGTGATGGCTGGTGGGAGGGCGTTATAACTGAAGCCAACAACTTAGGAGATGGTCCTCTGCAAGTTTACATCCCTG GTGAAAACTTGTTCTTGAATATGCACAGCAAGGATTTAAGAATTTCTAGAGATTGGGTAGGAAACCAGTGGGTTGATATTGAGGCAAAGCCTGATATACTGTCAGCCATATATGCAGCTATTAGCCCAGATGCAAAGATTTCCACCTCCTTGATCAGTAGTAAGGATGCTGCTGTCTTGTGTCCTATAGCTCCCATTAGTACCATGCAAAATGTTGTTGAAGATAAGTTGGACTTAGCTGCTCCAGTCAGTTCCTATGGCTTCCCTGAAGACATGGACTGTGTTAATGAAATGAAGCAGCCATCACGGGAAGATGGAGGGGGTGGAAATGATGCTGATCATGTCAATGATAGTCATAATAATGACAATTTAGATGAAGCCCATGGTGATGACAATGACGAGAACAATAACAATGATGAAGATGACCACAATGATGGTGATGACAATGATTGTGAGTTAGACCTGGAGGATTTTGAAACTGCTCGACAGAAATGTGTAGCAGTGGAGCTCATGGAAGTGGTGGCATAG